A section of the Agrobacterium tumefaciens genome encodes:
- a CDS encoding esterase family protein, whose protein sequence is MKREYFRWYSHRLHRDMELLIFGHAGAKVLMFPTRDGRFFEYEELGIVDSLSDKLEAGHLQLYCIEGLARESFYAGHNHPADRVRRHAALEAYILNEVLPLMAGKNPDGSTIVQGCSLGAFQAASLVFRHPHLFTKLVAFSGRYDLTMRVESFGDLFDGYYDDDVYFHMPSHFLPGLNCPWRLDHLRRIDMVFTIGDADPFLDNNHHLSRLLSDKQVGHRMHVWEGRAHRAGAWRKMAALYI, encoded by the coding sequence ATGAAACGCGAATATTTCCGCTGGTATAGTCACAGGCTCCATCGCGACATGGAGCTCCTGATATTCGGTCATGCCGGCGCGAAGGTGCTGATGTTCCCGACCCGCGACGGGCGCTTCTTCGAATATGAGGAATTGGGTATCGTTGACAGTCTTTCCGACAAGCTGGAGGCAGGCCACCTCCAGCTTTATTGTATAGAAGGTCTGGCAAGGGAAAGTTTCTACGCGGGCCATAACCATCCCGCCGACCGTGTGCGCCGTCATGCCGCACTTGAGGCCTATATTCTCAACGAAGTGCTGCCGCTGATGGCCGGGAAAAATCCTGATGGCAGCACCATTGTGCAGGGTTGCAGCCTCGGCGCCTTTCAGGCCGCCAGCCTCGTCTTCCGCCACCCGCATCTCTTCACCAAGCTCGTCGCCTTTTCCGGCCGCTATGACCTGACGATGAGGGTGGAATCCTTCGGCGATCTGTTCGACGGCTATTATGACGACGACGTCTATTTCCACATGCCGAGCCACTTTCTTCCCGGGCTAAACTGCCCGTGGCGGCTCGATCACCTGCGCCGCATCGACATGGTCTTCACCATCGGCGATGCCGATCCGTTTCTGGACAACAACCATCATCTGAGCCGCCTGCTTTCAGACAAGCAGGTGGGGCACCGGATGCATGTCTGGGAAGGCCGCGCCCATCGGGCGGGCGCGTGGCGCAAGATGGCAGCGCTTTATATTTGA
- the pyrC gene encoding dihydroorotase, with amino-acid sequence MKSLTLRRPDDWHLHLRDGAMLEGVIGDTSRHFARAIIMPNLVPPVVTTADARAYRERIVKAIPAGDRFEPLMTLYLTEDTDADDVEEGKKSGLITAVKLYPAGATTNSHGGVRDFNKAMPVLERMAKIGLPLCVHGEVTTPEVDIFDREKVFIDTVLEPLRQRLPELKVTMEHITTLDGVDYIKSSKANLAGSITTHHLIINRNAILVGGIKPHYYCLPVAKREEHRLALRAAATSGDARFFLGTDSAPHVDPLKECACGCAGIYTSINTMSCLAHVFEDENALDKLEAFASLNGPAWYGLTPNEETITLVKRDEPVSFPAKIETGAGPVTVFDPMFPLHWDVN; translated from the coding sequence ATGAAGTCGCTCACCCTGCGCCGCCCTGATGACTGGCACCTGCATCTTCGTGATGGCGCCATGCTGGAAGGGGTGATCGGGGATACGAGCCGCCATTTCGCACGCGCCATCATCATGCCGAACCTGGTGCCACCCGTTGTCACCACGGCCGATGCCCGCGCCTATCGCGAGCGCATCGTCAAGGCGATCCCGGCGGGCGATCGCTTCGAGCCGCTGATGACCCTCTATCTGACAGAGGATACCGACGCCGACGACGTGGAAGAGGGCAAGAAAAGCGGCCTCATCACCGCCGTTAAGCTTTATCCCGCGGGTGCGACGACCAATTCTCACGGCGGTGTCCGCGATTTTAACAAGGCCATGCCGGTTCTGGAGCGCATGGCGAAGATCGGCCTGCCACTCTGCGTGCACGGTGAGGTGACGACACCGGAAGTCGATATTTTCGACCGCGAGAAGGTTTTCATCGATACGGTTCTGGAGCCGCTGCGCCAGCGCCTGCCGGAGCTCAAGGTGACGATGGAGCACATCACCACCCTAGATGGCGTCGACTATATCAAGTCTTCCAAGGCCAATCTCGCCGGCTCCATCACCACCCATCATCTTATCATCAACCGCAACGCCATTCTGGTCGGCGGCATCAAGCCACATTATTACTGCCTGCCCGTCGCCAAGCGCGAGGAGCACAGGCTGGCGCTGCGGGCTGCCGCGACATCGGGTGACGCTCGCTTCTTCCTCGGTACGGATTCCGCCCCGCATGTGGATCCGCTGAAGGAATGCGCCTGCGGCTGCGCCGGCATCTACACGTCCATCAATACGATGAGCTGCCTTGCCCACGTCTTTGAGGACGAAAACGCCCTCGACAAGCTGGAGGCCTTCGCCTCGCTGAATGGTCCCGCCTGGTATGGGCTCACGCCGAATGAGGAGACGATCACGCTGGTCAAGCGTGACGAGCCAGTGTCATTCCCGGCCAAGATCGAAACGGGCGCCGGGCCGGTGACCGTATTCGACCCGATGTTCCCGCTTCACTGGGACGTGAACTGA
- a CDS encoding proline racemase family protein: MRWKRTLQLLDVHCEGEIGRVVTGGAPKIPGNTVAEQLHWMNTDPQGEALRRFLTLEPRGTPMGSVNLLLPPKHPEAHAAFVILQPDQAHASSGSNSICATTALLESGMVEMQEPETVIILETAAGLVKATATCRDGRCEKVKLTMVPSFVHELDVSIDTHEWGRVTMDISYGGIFYALVDVRQIGLTIEKANAAKLVSAGMILKDLVNREMTVVHPEIPAISGVAYVMFRDVDADGSIRTCTTMWPGRADRSPCGTGNSANLATLYARGKVKVGDEYKSRSIIGSEFDVGLSSVTEVAGRPAVIPTIAGRGFTFGLHQVGLDPFDPLADGFAMTDVWGPEAGNI, encoded by the coding sequence ATGCGTTGGAAACGCACCCTCCAGCTTCTCGATGTCCATTGCGAAGGCGAAATCGGCCGTGTCGTGACCGGCGGCGCGCCGAAAATTCCCGGCAACACGGTCGCTGAGCAGCTTCATTGGATGAATACCGATCCGCAGGGCGAGGCGCTTCGCCGCTTCCTGACGCTGGAGCCGCGCGGCACGCCGATGGGCTCGGTCAATCTGCTGCTGCCGCCAAAGCATCCGGAGGCGCATGCCGCCTTCGTCATTCTCCAGCCGGATCAGGCACATGCCAGTTCGGGTTCGAATTCCATTTGCGCGACGACGGCGCTTCTGGAAAGCGGCATGGTGGAGATGCAGGAGCCGGAAACTGTTATCATTCTCGAAACGGCCGCTGGTCTCGTCAAAGCAACGGCCACCTGCCGCGACGGGCGCTGCGAAAAGGTCAAGCTGACCATGGTGCCGTCCTTCGTGCATGAGCTCGATGTCAGCATCGACACGCACGAATGGGGCAGGGTGACGATGGATATTTCCTACGGTGGCATTTTTTATGCGCTGGTCGATGTCCGCCAGATCGGCCTGACGATCGAAAAGGCCAATGCCGCGAAGCTGGTCTCGGCGGGCATGATCCTGAAGGACCTGGTGAACCGCGAAATGACCGTTGTGCATCCGGAAATCCCGGCCATATCAGGCGTTGCCTATGTGATGTTCCGTGATGTGGATGCGGATGGCTCCATCCGCACCTGCACCACCATGTGGCCGGGCCGGGCGGATCGCTCGCCCTGCGGCACCGGCAATTCCGCCAATCTCGCCACGCTTTATGCGCGCGGCAAGGTGAAGGTGGGCGACGAGTATAAATCCCGCTCGATCATCGGTTCGGAATTCGATGTCGGCCTTTCCTCCGTGACCGAAGTGGCCGGCCGTCCGGCCGTCATTCCCACCATTGCCGGGCGCGGCTTTACCTTCGGTCTGCATCAGGTCGGCCTCGATCCCTTCGACCCATTGGCCGATGGTTTCGCCATGACCGATGTCTGGGGTCCGGAAGCGGGCAACATCTGA
- a CDS encoding acetylxylan esterase, which translates to MSVPKTHPFDFDPTYGMQREQLLAITPPEAPPGFDDFWEKRYRRALATDPRPVLRRSKLSDRRWQVLDLTYTSTDGFRIGGWLLLPREGQVRRGLVVGHGYGGRGEPDFDVPVEETAVLFPCFRGISLSACPPISPDPARHVLYNIERKDDYIIGGCVDDLWIGVSTLVSLYPWLEGQVGYSGISFGGGIGALAIPYDKRIDRGHLVVPTFGHRPFWLTLPTVGSADAVQTYQKTHADVLETLRLFDAACAATRIKVPMLVAPALFDPAVAPPCQFAVANALPESKFNEIFILDAGHFDYPDSASQDAVHKDKVRRFFKVS; encoded by the coding sequence ATGAGTGTACCGAAGACCCACCCTTTTGATTTCGACCCGACCTATGGCATGCAGCGCGAGCAGTTGCTCGCCATCACGCCCCCTGAAGCGCCACCCGGTTTCGATGACTTTTGGGAGAAGCGCTACCGCCGCGCGCTCGCAACTGATCCGCGCCCGGTCCTGCGCCGGAGCAAGCTGAGCGATCGCCGTTGGCAGGTCCTCGATCTGACCTACACCTCCACCGACGGTTTCCGTATCGGTGGGTGGCTGCTGTTGCCGCGCGAAGGACAGGTCCGCCGCGGCCTGGTCGTGGGCCACGGTTATGGCGGGCGTGGCGAGCCGGATTTCGATGTGCCGGTGGAAGAGACGGCCGTGCTGTTTCCCTGTTTTCGGGGCATTTCGCTGAGTGCCTGTCCGCCGATTTCACCTGATCCGGCGCGTCACGTTCTCTATAACATCGAGCGGAAAGACGATTATATCATCGGAGGCTGTGTCGATGACCTCTGGATCGGGGTGTCGACGCTCGTCAGCCTCTATCCCTGGCTGGAAGGGCAGGTGGGCTATAGCGGCATCAGCTTCGGTGGCGGTATAGGCGCTCTGGCGATCCCTTATGATAAGCGCATCGACCGTGGCCATCTCGTCGTGCCGACCTTCGGCCACCGGCCGTTCTGGCTGACCCTGCCTACCGTCGGCAGCGCGGATGCGGTCCAGACCTATCAGAAGACCCATGCCGATGTGCTCGAAACCCTGCGCCTATTCGATGCCGCCTGCGCCGCAACTCGAATAAAGGTGCCGATGCTGGTGGCGCCCGCGCTCTTCGATCCGGCCGTGGCGCCTCCCTGCCAGTTCGCGGTGGCCAATGCTCTGCCAGAATCGAAATTTAATGAAATCTTCATCCTCGACGCCGGACATTTCGATTACCCTGACAGCGCATCGCAAGATGCGGTCCATAAGGACAAGGTCAGACGGTTTTTCAAGGTGTCATGA
- a CDS encoding carbohydrate kinase family protein yields MILCCGEALIDMLPRQTTLGEAGFAPYAGGAVFNTAIALGRLGVPSAFFTGLSDDMMGDILRETLRASKVDFSYCATLSRPTTIAFVKLVDGHATYAFYDENTAGRMITEAELPALGADCEALHFGAISLIPEPCGSTYEALMTREHESRVISLDPNIRPGFIKDKQSHMARIRRMAAMSDIVKFSDEDLAWFGLEGDEDTLARHWLHHGAKLVVVTRGAKGAVGYTSGLKVEVASERVEVVDTVGAGDTFDAGILASLKMQGLLTKAQVASLTEEQIRKALALGAKAAAVTVSRAGANPPFAHEIGL; encoded by the coding sequence ATGATCCTGTGTTGTGGTGAAGCCCTGATCGACATGCTGCCCCGGCAGACGACGCTGGGAGAGGCGGGTTTTGCCCCCTATGCAGGCGGAGCGGTCTTCAACACGGCAATTGCGCTGGGGCGTCTCGGCGTTCCCTCCGCTTTCTTCACCGGTCTTTCCGATGACATGATGGGCGATATCCTGCGCGAGACCCTGCGCGCCAGCAAGGTGGATTTCAGCTATTGCGCCACTCTTTCGCGCCCCACCACCATCGCCTTCGTGAAGCTGGTGGATGGCCATGCGACCTATGCCTTCTATGACGAGAACACCGCTGGCCGGATGATCACCGAGGCCGAGCTTCCGGCACTGGGCGCCGATTGCGAAGCGCTGCATTTCGGCGCCATCAGCCTCATTCCGGAACCCTGCGGCAGCACCTATGAAGCGCTGATGACGCGCGAACACGAAAGCCGCGTCATCTCGCTCGATCCGAATATTCGTCCCGGCTTTATCAAGGACAAGCAGTCCCACATGGCCCGCATCCGCCGCATGGCGGCCATGTCGGATATCGTCAAATTCTCGGATGAGGACCTCGCCTGGTTCGGTCTGGAAGGCGATGAGGATACGCTTGCCCGCCATTGGCTGCACCATGGTGCGAAACTGGTCGTCGTTACCCGTGGCGCCAAGGGTGCCGTGGGCTACACCTCGGGTCTGAAGGTCGAAGTCGCCTCTGAACGCGTCGAGGTCGTGGACACCGTTGGCGCGGGTGACACATTTGACGCCGGCATTCTGGCTTCGCTGAAAATGCAGGGGCTTCTCACCAAGGCGCAGGTGGCGTCACTGACGGAAGAGCAGATCAGAAAGGCGCTTGCGCTCGGTGCAAAGGCGGCGGCAGTCACCGTTTCGCGGGCCGGGGCAAATCCACCCTTTGCGCATGAAATTGGTCTCTAA
- the pgi gene encoding glucose-6-phosphate isomerase, protein MQATIEKLKATASSTAATDLRAAFAADDKRFSRFSVRFDDLLMDYSKCAVNEEIVALLEQLAREGGVEAKREEMFSGKAINFTEDRAVLHTALRNRSNTPVFVDGKDVMPDVNAVLAAMGKFADAIRSGSLKGATGKKITDVINIGIGGSDLGPVMATLALAPFHDGPRAHFVSNIDGAHIADTLKLIDPETSLFIVASKTFTTIETMTNAATARRFIAEKLGEGAVKHHFAAVSTALDKVAAFGIESDRIFGFWDWVGGRYSIWSAIGLPLMIAIGPDNFGKFLDGAHAMDRHFREAPIRENLPMLLGLIGFYNRNVLDYPTRAILPYDQRLSRFPAYLQQLDMESNGKGVTIDGTPVAGQSGPVVWGEPGTNGQHAFYQLIHQGTSVIPAEFMIAANGFEPALRHQHQLLIANCLAQSEALMKGRTLAEAKAQLTSKGMEDSQADFIAPHRVFTGNRPSITFVYDKLTPFALGRLIALYEHRVFVEGVLFRINSFDQWGVELGKELATGLLPVVEGKESAAGHDSSTQGLVKALAGLAS, encoded by the coding sequence ATGCAGGCCACCATCGAAAAATTGAAAGCAACGGCAAGCAGCACAGCCGCAACCGATCTGCGCGCCGCTTTTGCGGCCGACGACAAGAGATTCAGCCGTTTCAGCGTTAGATTCGATGACCTGTTGATGGACTACTCCAAGTGCGCCGTTAACGAGGAGATCGTCGCGCTTCTCGAGCAGCTTGCCCGTGAGGGCGGTGTCGAGGCCAAACGCGAGGAGATGTTCTCCGGCAAGGCCATCAACTTCACCGAAGACCGCGCCGTGTTGCATACGGCGCTACGCAATCGCTCCAACACGCCCGTTTTCGTTGACGGCAAGGACGTGATGCCCGATGTGAACGCCGTGCTGGCGGCCATGGGCAAGTTTGCCGACGCGATCCGTTCCGGTTCACTCAAAGGCGCGACGGGCAAAAAAATCACAGACGTCATCAATATCGGCATTGGCGGTTCCGATCTCGGCCCGGTCATGGCGACGCTTGCGCTGGCGCCTTTCCATGACGGCCCGCGGGCGCATTTCGTCTCGAATATCGATGGAGCGCATATTGCCGATACGCTGAAGCTCATCGACCCGGAGACCTCGCTCTTCATCGTGGCGTCGAAGACCTTCACCACCATCGAAACGATGACGAATGCTGCCACCGCGCGCCGTTTCATCGCCGAAAAGCTGGGTGAGGGTGCCGTCAAGCATCACTTCGCCGCCGTCTCCACCGCGCTGGACAAGGTTGCCGCCTTCGGTATCGAAAGCGACCGCATCTTCGGTTTCTGGGACTGGGTGGGCGGACGTTATTCGATCTGGTCGGCAATCGGCCTGCCGCTGATGATCGCCATCGGGCCGGACAATTTCGGCAAGTTCCTGGATGGCGCCCACGCCATGGATCGCCACTTCCGAGAGGCGCCGATCCGCGAAAACCTGCCGATGCTGCTCGGTCTCATCGGCTTTTATAACCGTAACGTGCTGGACTATCCGACCCGCGCGATCCTGCCCTATGACCAGCGCCTATCCCGCTTCCCGGCCTATCTCCAGCAGCTGGACATGGAATCCAATGGCAAGGGCGTTACCATCGACGGCACACCAGTTGCAGGCCAGTCCGGCCCGGTGGTCTGGGGCGAGCCCGGCACGAATGGTCAGCACGCCTTCTACCAGCTGATCCATCAGGGCACGAGCGTTATCCCGGCGGAATTCATGATCGCCGCCAATGGTTTCGAGCCGGCGTTGCGCCACCAGCACCAGCTTCTCATCGCCAATTGCCTGGCGCAGTCGGAAGCGCTGATGAAGGGTCGCACGCTTGCCGAGGCAAAGGCGCAGCTCACCTCCAAGGGCATGGAAGACAGCCAAGCCGATTTCATCGCGCCGCACCGTGTCTTCACCGGCAATCGCCCCTCCATCACCTTCGTTTACGACAAGCTGACGCCTTTTGCGCTTGGCCGCCTCATCGCGCTCTATGAACACCGAGTCTTCGTTGAAGGCGTACTGTTCCGCATCAACTCCTTCGACCAATGGGGCGTGGAGCTTGGCAAGGAACTGGCAACCGGCCTGCTTCCAGTGGTCGAAGGCAAGGAAAGTGCTGCCGGCCATGACAGCTCGACGCAGGGGCTGGTGAAGGCGCTGGCAGGACTTGCCAGCTGA
- a CDS encoding orotate phosphoribosyltransferase, producing MNHFTFTDRTVVAELVAKMLWEIKAVHFNSESPYTFASGMKSPVYIDMRKLISFPRIRSAAMDFAAAAVMREAGFEKFDCVAGGETAGIPFAAFLAERLGLPMIYCRKKPKGHGRNAQIEGHMPEGARVLVIEDLTTAGGSMFTFIDAIRAAGGIVDHGIALFYYGIFEEAKARFANGNVKLHYLTTWRDVLAVARTEKLFDEKTLSEVEAFLDNPLPWSAKHGGVSELPQS from the coding sequence ATGAACCATTTCACATTCACCGACCGCACCGTCGTCGCGGAACTGGTTGCGAAGATGTTGTGGGAAATCAAGGCGGTCCATTTTAATTCAGAAAGCCCCTATACCTTCGCGTCGGGCATGAAGAGCCCGGTGTACATCGACATGCGCAAGCTCATCTCCTTCCCGCGCATCCGCTCGGCGGCGATGGATTTCGCCGCGGCGGCTGTCATGCGGGAGGCCGGTTTCGAGAAATTCGACTGTGTCGCCGGCGGTGAAACGGCGGGCATTCCCTTTGCCGCTTTCCTTGCCGAGCGCCTCGGCCTGCCGATGATCTATTGCCGCAAGAAGCCGAAAGGCCACGGCCGCAACGCCCAGATCGAAGGCCATATGCCGGAAGGCGCTCGCGTTCTGGTCATCGAGGATCTGACGACGGCCGGCGGCTCTATGTTTACCTTCATCGACGCCATCCGCGCGGCGGGCGGCATTGTGGATCACGGTATCGCGCTGTTTTATTACGGCATCTTCGAAGAGGCCAAAGCGCGCTTCGCCAACGGCAATGTCAAGCTGCATTACCTGACCACCTGGCGCGATGTTCTGGCGGTCGCCCGCACCGAAAAACTGTTCGACGAAAAGACCCTGTCGGAGGTCGAAGCCTTCCTTGATAACCCCTTGCCATGGTCGGCAAAGCACGGCGGCGTCAGCGAATTGCCGCAATCTTAA
- a CDS encoding alpha/beta hydrolase: protein MPIRFVAMIAIVALLAGCGGRPIGVMTPTGQTVAGTTPVNLLVATTRAPSENPAVLFGGERGTGLKVDAVTVSIPPAANRKIGQVQWPKKLPPNPLKDFTTVAIEPIRSEAETRSWISKNIAKDRRVLVFVHGFNNRYEESVYRFAQIVHDSGTDVVPVVFTWPSRASIFDYNYDKESTNYSRDSLEEMLTRLAKDKSIREVTVMAHSMGTWLAVEALRQMAIRNGRVDPKISNVILAAPDLDVDVFSRQFTSLGKMPPKFTLFVSQDDRALSLSRRISGNVDRLGQIDPSVEPYRSQLEKAGITVLDLTKLQSGDRLNHGKFAESPEVVRLIGDRLIAGQTVTDSDVGLGEALGAVSIGAAQTVGTAASVVVSAPIAVFDPRTRENYGRQVERLGRSVENTVGSVGDTAGSVVDDQALQSSRVNCDAAANRNRAECRSR, encoded by the coding sequence ATGCCCATTCGCTTCGTCGCCATGATAGCGATTGTCGCCCTGCTTGCCGGTTGCGGCGGGCGGCCGATCGGCGTGATGACGCCAACGGGACAAACTGTGGCTGGCACGACGCCGGTCAATCTCCTCGTTGCGACAACGCGCGCGCCTTCCGAAAATCCCGCGGTTCTTTTCGGCGGCGAGCGGGGAACGGGGCTGAAGGTCGATGCGGTCACGGTCTCCATTCCGCCTGCCGCCAACCGCAAGATCGGTCAGGTGCAATGGCCGAAAAAACTGCCACCCAATCCGCTGAAGGATTTTACCACGGTTGCGATTGAGCCGATCCGCTCCGAAGCCGAAACCAGAAGCTGGATCAGTAAGAATATCGCCAAGGATCGCCGGGTGCTGGTCTTCGTGCATGGTTTCAACAATCGTTACGAAGAATCCGTCTACCGTTTCGCCCAGATCGTCCATGATTCCGGCACGGATGTCGTGCCTGTCGTGTTCACCTGGCCGTCGCGCGCGAGCATCTTCGACTATAATTACGATAAGGAAAGCACCAACTATTCCCGCGATTCGCTGGAGGAGATGCTGACGCGACTGGCGAAAGACAAATCCATTCGCGAAGTCACCGTCATGGCCCATTCCATGGGCACCTGGCTTGCGGTGGAGGCACTGCGCCAGATGGCCATCCGCAACGGCCGCGTCGATCCCAAGATCAGCAATGTCATTCTGGCGGCGCCTGATCTCGATGTGGACGTCTTTAGCCGACAGTTCACCAGCCTCGGCAAGATGCCGCCGAAATTCACGCTCTTCGTCTCGCAGGATGACCGCGCGCTCAGCCTGTCGCGCCGCATTTCCGGCAATGTCGATCGCCTGGGTCAGATCGATCCTTCCGTTGAGCCCTATCGCAGCCAGCTGGAAAAGGCCGGCATCACGGTTCTCGATCTCACCAAGCTGCAATCCGGTGATCGCCTGAACCACGGCAAGTTTGCTGAGAGCCCCGAGGTCGTCCGCCTGATCGGCGACCGTCTTATCGCGGGCCAGACGGTGACGGATTCCGACGTCGGTCTGGGCGAGGCGCTGGGCGCGGTCAGCATCGGTGCCGCGCAAACCGTCGGAACGGCGGCCAGCGTGGTGGTCAGCGCGCCGATTGCGGTCTTCGATCCGCGCACGCGGGAGAATTATGGCAGGCAGGTGGAGCGGCTTGGCCGATCCGTCGAAAACACCGTCGGATCGGTGGGCGATACGGCCGGTTCCGTGGTGGACGATCAGGCGCTTCAGTCTTCCAGGGTCAACTGCGATGCTGCCGCCAATCGAAACCGGGCGGAGTGCCGCAGTCGCTAA